From Xiphophorus hellerii strain 12219 chromosome 20, Xiphophorus_hellerii-4.1, whole genome shotgun sequence, the proteins below share one genomic window:
- the LOC116709961 gene encoding N-acylethanolamine-hydrolyzing acid amidase-like isoform X2, which yields MMLWSSALLVLLGPSGPLWAQRPPTVFVDLDLSPEQRWEHLQEAFNTDLMKKAAQILISSQVPNWLHKATSPILMSLEKHIPQPYAGEIRGIASMMKMNLADVVILNFAYEFTAYCTSIVAQDENGNIYHGRNFDFPHSVLRNLTMNVVFFKNGEPAYFGTSLAGYVGLWTGMSPYKFTVSGNQRETQVWSNWWKNVVSAVFVHSFPVSWLVRVTLEEAKDFEDAVTRLSKTPLITGVYYIVGGVRAGEGVVITRDRKGLADIWPLEPLNGGWYRVQTNFDHWLPPPKRVNRRDVVMKKLDAVGQNRIRMDKLYQVLSLPRVCLRTTIYTTIMSAATPWEYTAVLRQKGCPKKTK from the exons ATGATGCTGTGGAGTTCAGCGTTGCTGGTTCTGCTCGGACCCTCTGGGCCTCTGTGGGCTCAGCGGCCGCCTACAGTGTTCGTCGATCTGGACCTGAGTCCGGAACAGCGATGGGAGCATCTTCAGGAAGCTTTTAATacagatttaatgaaaaaagctGCACAGATCCTCATTAG TTCACAGGTTCCAAACTGGCTGCACAAGGCAACTAGTCCTATTTTGATGTCCCTGGAAAAACACATTCCCCAGCCGTACGCTGGGGAAATCCGTGGAATAGCCAGCATGATGAAAATGAACCTCGCCGATGTCGTCATCCTCAACTTTGCGTATGAATTTACTGC TTACTGCACAAGCATCGTGGCTCAGGACGAGAACGGGAACATCTACCACGGCAGGAATTTTGATTTCCCACATTCAGTTCTGAGGAATCTAACCATGAATGTTGTCTTCTTCAAAAACGGGGAG CCAGCGTACTTTGGAACGTCACTAGCCGGTTATGTGGGGCTATGGACCGGAATGAGTCCATACAAGTTCACTGTGTCTGGCAACCAGCGAG AAACGCAGGTTTGGTCAAACTGGTGGAAGAATGTTGTGTCTGCCGTCTTTGTCCACAGCTTCCCGGTCAGCTGGCTTGTTAGGGTG ACCCTGGAGGAGGCCAAAGACTTTGAGGACGCAGTCACACGTCTGTCCAAAACCCCCCTCATCACCGGGGTGTACTACATCGTGGGCGGGGTGCGAGCGGGAGAGGGGGTCGTCATCACCAGAGACCGAAAGGGCCTCGCTGACATCTGGCCCCTGGAGCCTTTAAATGGAGG ATGGTACAGAGTGCAGACGAACTTTGACCACTGGCTTCCTCCTCCTAAAAGAGTCAATCGAAG GGATGTAGTCATGAAGAAACTGGATGCCGTGGGCCAAAATCGCATACGTATGGATAAACTTTACCAG GTTCTGTCTCTGCCTCGTGTGTGCCTCAG AACTACAATCTACACAACAATCATGAGTGCAGCAACCCCGTGGGAGTACACTGCAGTTCTCAGACAGAAG gGCTGCCCGAAGAAGACCAAGTGA
- the LOC116710885 gene encoding N-acylethanolamine-hydrolyzing acid amidase-like — translation MFRTAELLLLLLGLCGSLRAQLPSPPTVVINLDEEPEQRWLVLKKVFDVDFLSKAAAEIIESTVPKWVHHAAIPIVKSLEKYIPPPYAGEIRGMASVLGGNLSDAIILNFAYEFTAFCTSIVAEDKNGNVFHGRNLDYPHPVLRNMTMNLVFQKNGKAVFYGTSFAGYVGLWTGMSPNKFTISGDQRGTEHWWNWWKNVVSAFLFHRSPVSWLVRETLEEAEDFLDAVMRLSKTPLITGVYYIVGGVRAGEGVVITRDRKGPADIWPLEPLNGGWYRVETNFDHWLPPPKKDHRRETANKALIATGQDHINMDKLYQVLSLHPVCNRITVYTTVMSAASPGNYTTFVRPQGCSNTG, via the exons ATGTTCCGGACCgcggagctgctgctgctgctgctcggaCTCTGCGGCTCCCTGCGGGCTCAGCTTCCTTCTCCTCCCACGGTTGTCATCAACCTGGACGAAGAACCGGAGCAGCGATGGTTGGTCCTCAAAAAAGTCTTTGACGTTGACTTCCTGAGCAAAGCCGCGGCAGAAATCATCGA ATCAACGGTTCCAAAATGGGTGCATCACGCAGCGATCCCGATTGTGAAGTCCCTGGAAAAATACATTCCTCCGCCGTACGCCGGCGAAATCCGCGGCATGGCCTCCGTCCTGGGAGGGAACCTGTCTGACGCCATCATTCTTAACTTTGCCTATGAATTCACTGC ATTTTGCACCAGCATCGTGGCTGAAGATAAAAATGGGAACGTGTTTCACGGGAGGAATCTCGACTACCCTCATCCTGTTCTGAGAAATATGACCATGAATTTAGTTTTCCAGAAGAATGGAAAG GCGGTGTTCTACGGAACATCATTTGCCGGTTATGTCGGCTTGTGGACGGGAATGAGTCCCAACAAGTTCACTATATCCGGCGATCAGCGAG GGACTGAGCACTGGTGGAACTGGTGGAAGAACGTTGTGTCCGCGTTCCTGTTTCACAGGTCGCCGGTCAGCTGGCTCGTGAGGGAG ACCCTGGAGGAGGCCGAGGACTTCCTGGACGCTGTCATGCGTCTGTCCAAAACCCCCCTCATCACCGGGGTGTACTACATCGTGGGCGGGGTGCGAGCTGGGGAGGGAGTCGTCATCACCAGAGACCGAAAGGGTCCCGCTGACATCTGGCCCCTGGAGCCTTTAAATGGAGG ATGGTACAGAGTGGAGACGAACTTTGACCATTGGCTTCCTCCTCCTAAAAAAGACCATCGGAG GGAAACGGCAAACAAGGCTCTCATCGCTACCGGTCAAGACCACATCAACATGGACAAACTTTATCAG GTCTTGTCACTGCATCCCGTCTGCAACAG AATTACAGTTTATACCACAGTTATGAGTGCAGCATCGCCTGGGAATTACACCACATTCGTCAGACCACAG ggcTGCTCCAATACCGGCTGA
- the LOC116710893 gene encoding ADP-ribosylation factor-like protein 8B, whose translation MLALINRLLDWFRSLFWKEEMELTLVGLQYSGKTTFVNVIASGQFSEDMIPTVGFNMRKVTKGNVTIKIWDIGGQPRFRSMWERYCRGVNAIVYMVDAADREKIEGSRNELHNLLEKPQLQGIPVLVLGNKRDLPNALDEKQLIEKMNLSAIQDREICCYSVSCKEKDNIDITLQWLIQHSKSRRS comes from the exons ATGCTGGCCCTCATTAACAGACTGTTAGACTGGTTCCGGTCGCTGTTTTGGAAAGAAGAGATGGAGCTCACGTTAGTCGGACTTCAGTACTCTGGAAAAACCACATTTGTCAACGTGATTGCT TCTGGTCAGTTCAGTGAAGACATGATTCCCACAGTCGGTTTCAACATGCGGAAAGTCACTAAAGGCAACGTAACAATAAAG ATATGGGACATAGGCGGACAGCCCCGCTTCAGGAGCATGTGGGAGCGCTACTGTCGAGGGGTCAACGCTATCGT TTACATGGTGGATgcagcagacagagagaaaatagaAGGTTCCAGAAACGAATTACACAACCTTTTAGAGAAACCACAACTACAAGGAATTCCT GTTTTAGTCCTCGGTAACAAGCGGGACTTACCCAACGCACTTGATGAGAAGCAGCTCATTGAAAAAAT GAACCTTTCCGCCATTCAGGACCGGGAGATCTGCTGCTACTCTGTGTCCTGCAAAGAGAAAGACAACATAG ATATCACACTGCAGTGGCTCATCCAGCATTCAAAGTCACGAAGAAGCTGA
- the LOC116709961 gene encoding N-acylethanolamine-hydrolyzing acid amidase-like isoform X1 — MLFIYVNSSQVPNWLHKATSPILMSLEKHIPQPYAGEIRGIASMMKMNLADVVILNFAYEFTAYCTSIVAQDENGNIYHGRNFDFPHSVLRNLTMNVVFFKNGEPAYFGTSLAGYVGLWTGMSPYKFTVSGNQRETQVWSNWWKNVVSAVFVHSFPVSWLVRVTLEEAKDFEDAVTRLSKTPLITGVYYIVGGVRAGEGVVITRDRKGLADIWPLEPLNGGWYRVQTNFDHWLPPPKRVNRRDVVMKKLDAVGQNRIRMDKLYQVLSLPRVCLRTTIYTTIMSAATPWEYTAVLRQKKTK, encoded by the exons ATGCTTTTTATCTATGTCAATAGTTCACAGGTTCCAAACTGGCTGCACAAGGCAACTAGTCCTATTTTGATGTCCCTGGAAAAACACATTCCCCAGCCGTACGCTGGGGAAATCCGTGGAATAGCCAGCATGATGAAAATGAACCTCGCCGATGTCGTCATCCTCAACTTTGCGTATGAATTTACTGC TTACTGCACAAGCATCGTGGCTCAGGACGAGAACGGGAACATCTACCACGGCAGGAATTTTGATTTCCCACATTCAGTTCTGAGGAATCTAACCATGAATGTTGTCTTCTTCAAAAACGGGGAG CCAGCGTACTTTGGAACGTCACTAGCCGGTTATGTGGGGCTATGGACCGGAATGAGTCCATACAAGTTCACTGTGTCTGGCAACCAGCGAG AAACGCAGGTTTGGTCAAACTGGTGGAAGAATGTTGTGTCTGCCGTCTTTGTCCACAGCTTCCCGGTCAGCTGGCTTGTTAGGGTG ACCCTGGAGGAGGCCAAAGACTTTGAGGACGCAGTCACACGTCTGTCCAAAACCCCCCTCATCACCGGGGTGTACTACATCGTGGGCGGGGTGCGAGCGGGAGAGGGGGTCGTCATCACCAGAGACCGAAAGGGCCTCGCTGACATCTGGCCCCTGGAGCCTTTAAATGGAGG ATGGTACAGAGTGCAGACGAACTTTGACCACTGGCTTCCTCCTCCTAAAAGAGTCAATCGAAG GGATGTAGTCATGAAGAAACTGGATGCCGTGGGCCAAAATCGCATACGTATGGATAAACTTTACCAG GTTCTGTCTCTGCCTCGTGTGTGCCTCAG AACTACAATCTACACAACAATCATGAGTGCAGCAACCCCGTGGGAGTACACTGCAGTTCTCAGACAGAAG AAGACCAAGTGA